The following are encoded together in the Serratia odorifera genome:
- the gntR gene encoding gluconate operon transcriptional repressor GntR, which yields MTVSRYLRNPDQVSAALQQKIAVALDELGYIPNRAPDILSNATSRAIGVLLPSLTNQVFAEVLRGIESVTDAHNYQTMLAHYGYLPEREEERLTSLLSFNIDGLILSERNHTPRTLKMIEVAGIPVVELMDCVTPCLDLAVGFDNFEAARQMTQQIIAHGHRHVVYLGARLDERTLIKQQGYEQAMLDAGLQPHCIMTDRASSYSSGGELLRLAQKEYPQVDSIFCTNDDLAVGAMLECQRQGLSIPQDMAIAGFHGHDIGQVMVPKLASVLTLRERMGQVAAQSLLAKLRGEAVNPRMIDTGFTLLLGGSL from the coding sequence ATGACGGTGAGCCGCTATTTGCGCAATCCCGATCAGGTTTCCGCCGCTTTGCAGCAAAAAATTGCGGTGGCGCTGGATGAACTGGGATATATCCCCAACCGGGCGCCGGACATTCTCTCCAACGCCACCAGCCGGGCGATCGGCGTGCTGTTGCCATCGTTGACCAACCAGGTCTTTGCCGAAGTGCTGCGCGGTATCGAAAGCGTTACCGATGCGCATAATTATCAAACCATGCTGGCGCACTATGGCTATTTGCCGGAGCGCGAAGAAGAACGCCTGACTTCGCTGCTTTCCTTCAATATTGACGGTTTGATCCTGTCCGAACGTAACCATACGCCACGTACGTTAAAAATGATTGAAGTGGCCGGTATCCCCGTCGTGGAGTTGATGGATTGCGTCACACCCTGTCTGGATCTGGCTGTCGGTTTTGATAATTTTGAAGCCGCGCGCCAAATGACTCAACAAATCATTGCTCATGGCCATCGGCACGTGGTGTATCTTGGCGCACGCCTTGATGAACGAACCCTGATTAAACAACAGGGTTATGAGCAGGCGATGCTGGATGCAGGGTTACAGCCGCATTGTATCATGACCGATCGGGCTTCTTCGTATTCTTCTGGCGGTGAGCTGCTACGTTTGGCGCAGAAAGAATATCCTCAGGTAGACAGCATATTTTGTACCAACGATGACCTGGCGGTGGGCGCGATGCTTGAATGCCAGCGTCAGGGGCTGTCGATTCCACAGGACATGGCGATTGCCGGATTCCACGGCCATGATATCGGTCAGGTGATGGTGCCAAAACTTGCCAGCGTGTTGACATTGCGTGAGCGTATGGGGCAAGTGGCCGCACAAAGCCTACTGGCGAAACTGCGTGGCGAAGCGGTTAATCCGCGTATGATTGACACCGGTTTTACCCTCCTGCTTGGCGGCAGTCTGTAG
- a CDS encoding pirin family protein, protein MIYVRKAEDRGHANHGWLDSWHTFSFANYYDPDFMGFSALRVINEDVIDAGQGFGTHPHKDMEILTYVLSGTVEHQDSMGNKEQIHAGEFQIMSAGTGVRHSEYNGNSDRPLHLYQIWIIPDTNGLPPRYEQRMFDAPQGRQLVLSPDAREGSLKVFQDMTLSRWALEKDRQSAYQVEAERRIWIQVVRGTVTINGQKAGTSDAFAIWDEAELSIHADEDSEILLFDLPPV, encoded by the coding sequence ATGATTTATGTACGTAAAGCAGAAGACCGCGGTCATGCCAATCATGGTTGGTTGGACAGCTGGCACACCTTCTCATTTGCCAATTACTACGATCCCGACTTTATGGGGTTCTCCGCACTGCGGGTGATCAATGAAGACGTGATCGATGCGGGGCAGGGTTTTGGTACCCATCCGCATAAAGATATGGAAATTCTGACCTACGTGCTCAGCGGTACCGTCGAGCATCAGGACAGCATGGGCAATAAAGAACAGATTCATGCCGGTGAGTTCCAGATCATGAGTGCCGGTACCGGTGTGCGACACTCCGAATACAACGGCAATAGCGATCGGCCACTGCACCTGTATCAGATCTGGATTATTCCAGATACCAACGGTCTGCCGCCGCGTTACGAGCAGCGCATGTTCGATGCGCCACAGGGTCGCCAACTGGTGTTGTCGCCCGATGCCCGTGAAGGCTCGCTGAAAGTGTTCCAGGACATGACGCTGTCGCGTTGGGCGCTGGAAAAAGATCGGCAGTCAGCCTATCAGGTGGAGGCCGAGCGCCGCATCTGGATCCAGGTGGTACGCGGTACGGTGACCATCAATGGGCAGAAGGCCGGGACCAGCGATGCGTTCGCGATATGGGACGAAGCCGAGTTGTCGATTCATGCCGATGAAGACAGTGAAATCCTGCTGTTTGATCTGCCGCCGGTCTGA
- a CDS encoding GNAT family N-acetyltransferase — MGDITIRHVEITDAAALQQLYAHPAVYRDTLQLPLPSEALWQQRLADRPAGNSNLVACMGDKIVGQLTLELNQRVRRRHVATFGLGVDPAYHGQGVGSALMHAMIDICDNWAAIQRIELTVFTDNQGAIALYRKFGFDIEGTSRHFAMRDGKLVDAYHMARFHGV; from the coding sequence ATGGGAGACATTACCATCCGCCACGTCGAGATAACCGATGCCGCAGCACTACAGCAGCTCTATGCTCATCCGGCGGTGTACCGCGACACGCTACAACTCCCCTTGCCTTCCGAAGCCCTGTGGCAACAGCGTCTGGCCGACAGGCCCGCGGGGAACAGTAATCTGGTGGCCTGCATGGGGGACAAAATCGTCGGGCAATTGACGCTGGAACTCAATCAACGCGTGCGCCGTCGACACGTTGCAACTTTTGGCCTTGGCGTAGACCCGGCTTATCATGGCCAGGGCGTCGGCAGTGCGCTGATGCACGCCATGATCGACATCTGTGATAACTGGGCGGCGATACAGCGCATCGAGCTGACGGTGTTCACCGATAACCAGGGGGCCATTGCGCTCTACCGCAAGTTTGGTTTTGACATTGAAGGCACCAGCCGGCACTTCGCCATGCGCGACGGCAAGCTGGTGGATGCCTATCATATGGCGCGTTTTCATGGTGTTTAA
- the iolE gene encoding myo-inosose-2 dehydratase — protein sequence MNKDNVKLAIAPIGWTNDDMPELGKENTFQQCVSEMALAGFTGCEVGSKYPRDPKVLKPMLDIRGIQICNAWFSTFFADGQKEKTIDEFVNHMNFLHAMGARVIGCSEQSKSIQGTSKPVLEEKPHFSDEEWQRVADGYNQLAQIAAEKGMQVCLHHHMGTGIQTTEEIDRYMSMVNDDVYLLFDTGHAYYSEGSQQAMMAILEKYLPRINHVHLKDVRDDVVAQVKAQRLSFLDGVKKGTFTVPGDGVIDFRPVFKLLDERGYKGWMVVEAEQDPALANPFEYAVKARRYIKETAGI from the coding sequence ATGAACAAAGATAATGTAAAGCTGGCGATTGCGCCGATCGGTTGGACCAACGACGACATGCCAGAATTGGGCAAGGAAAATACCTTCCAGCAGTGCGTCAGTGAAATGGCGCTGGCAGGGTTTACCGGCTGTGAAGTTGGCAGCAAGTATCCACGCGATCCAAAAGTATTGAAACCGATGCTGGATATTCGCGGCATTCAAATCTGCAATGCCTGGTTCAGCACCTTCTTTGCCGATGGCCAGAAAGAAAAAACCATCGACGAATTTGTCAATCATATGAATTTCCTGCACGCCATGGGGGCCAGGGTGATTGGCTGTTCAGAGCAGAGCAAGAGCATTCAGGGCACCAGCAAGCCGGTGCTGGAAGAAAAACCGCATTTCAGCGATGAAGAGTGGCAGCGCGTAGCCGACGGCTATAACCAACTGGCGCAAATCGCTGCCGAAAAGGGCATGCAGGTGTGTCTGCATCACCATATGGGTACCGGCATCCAAACCACTGAAGAAATCGATCGCTACATGAGCATGGTGAACGACGATGTTTACCTGTTGTTTGATACCGGCCATGCCTATTATTCCGAGGGCAGTCAGCAGGCGATGATGGCAATACTGGAAAAATACTTGCCGCGTATCAATCATGTCCATTTGAAAGACGTACGTGACGACGTGGTAGCGCAGGTCAAGGCGCAGCGCCTGAGTTTTCTGGACGGGGTGAAGAAAGGCACCTTCACCGTACCCGGCGACGGCGTGATTGACTTCCGCCCGGTGTTCAAACTGCTGGACGAGCGTGGCTATAAAGGCTGGATGGTGGTTGAAGCCGAACAGGATCCGGCGCTCGCCAACCCGTTTGAATATGCGGTAAAAGCCCGACGCTATATCAAGGAAACGGCGGGGATCTAA
- a CDS encoding sugar phosphate isomerase/epimerase family protein, which translates to MKIAFDVDVIKDLGITRMVQQVADWGYKYIEQSPHPQINPFYKHPKAAREVMAEYKNALKATGVEISSFIVVYRWSGPGEDRRQAAVKNWRRMIEIAVEMGVQVINTELAGNPNEPEICEELWYKSMEELLPIVEREGIRMEIQSHPWDFCELSNETADMVKSLRSDHVKYLYSVPHSFYYDKGQGDVANMLKYAGDDLSHVLIADTMNHTRHCRYIVNPPGVDAAVHQHVGIGEGEVDFDALFQTLRDMEFANRNFKVGGESIICTSLFGYPEKMKTQAVATRERIEKELLGK; encoded by the coding sequence ATGAAAATCGCCTTTGATGTGGATGTGATCAAGGATTTGGGGATCACACGGATGGTGCAGCAGGTGGCCGACTGGGGCTACAAGTATATCGAGCAGTCGCCGCACCCGCAGATCAACCCTTTCTACAAGCATCCGAAAGCCGCACGCGAAGTCATGGCGGAATATAAAAACGCGCTGAAGGCCACCGGCGTGGAGATCTCTTCATTTATCGTGGTGTATCGCTGGTCGGGGCCAGGGGAGGATCGCCGGCAGGCGGCGGTGAAGAACTGGCGGCGCATGATTGAGATCGCCGTTGAAATGGGGGTGCAGGTGATTAATACCGAACTGGCTGGCAACCCCAATGAACCGGAGATCTGCGAAGAGCTGTGGTACAAGTCGATGGAAGAGCTGTTGCCGATCGTCGAACGTGAAGGCATTCGCATGGAGATCCAGTCTCATCCGTGGGACTTTTGCGAATTGAGTAATGAAACCGCCGATATGGTGAAGTCGCTGCGCAGCGATCACGTTAAATATCTGTATAGCGTGCCGCATTCGTTCTATTACGACAAAGGGCAGGGCGACGTGGCGAACATGCTCAAATACGCCGGCGACGATCTTTCCCATGTGCTGATCGCTGACACCATGAACCATACCCGCCATTGCCGTTACATCGTCAATCCACCCGGCGTGGATGCCGCGGTGCATCAGCACGTTGGTATTGGCGAAGGCGAAGTCGATTTTGATGCGCTGTTCCAGACGTTGCGCGATATGGAATTTGCCAATCGCAACTTCAAGGTCGGCGGCGAATCGATAATCTGTACCTCACTGTTCGGCTACCCGGAAAAAATGAAAACCCAGGCGGTAGCTACGCGCGAACGTATCGAAAAAGAGCTGTTGGGCAAATAA
- a CDS encoding Gfo/Idh/MocA family protein, whose amino-acid sequence MTLNIGVIGTGAIGRDHIRRCSKVLQGARVVAVNDINRDNAAKVVSDLQLEAKVYDNGHDLINAADVQAVLVTSWGPSHEEFVLSAIAAGKPVFCEKPLAVTAQGCKNIVEAEAKHGKRLVQVGFMRPYDQGYRALKQVLTSGQIGEPLMLHCAHRNPTVGEAYTTDMAITDTLIHEIDVLRWLLDDDYVSVQVVFPRKTSKAFAHLKDPQIVLFETAKGTRIDVEIFVNCQYGYDIQCEVVGETGIAKLPEPSSIQLRSSAKLSNEILMDWKERFIDAYDVELQGFINDVLAGQLQGPSAWDGYAAAVTADACVAAQLSGEIVPVTLPTRPSFYGH is encoded by the coding sequence ATGACATTGAACATTGGGGTTATCGGCACCGGCGCTATTGGCCGAGATCATATCCGTCGTTGCAGCAAGGTATTGCAAGGTGCGCGGGTGGTCGCGGTCAATGATATCAATCGCGACAATGCCGCCAAGGTGGTCAGCGACCTGCAGCTGGAGGCAAAAGTCTATGATAACGGCCACGATCTGATTAACGCGGCCGACGTACAGGCGGTGCTGGTCACCTCCTGGGGGCCGAGCCACGAGGAGTTCGTGCTGTCTGCGATCGCTGCCGGCAAACCGGTATTCTGCGAGAAACCGCTGGCGGTCACCGCCCAGGGGTGTAAAAACATCGTCGAGGCCGAAGCAAAGCACGGCAAGCGCCTGGTGCAGGTCGGCTTTATGCGCCCTTACGATCAGGGCTATCGCGCCCTGAAACAGGTGCTGACCAGTGGCCAGATTGGCGAACCGCTGATGCTGCATTGCGCGCACCGCAACCCGACGGTCGGCGAAGCCTATACCACCGACATGGCAATTACCGACACCTTGATTCATGAAATCGACGTGCTGCGCTGGCTGCTGGACGACGATTACGTTTCGGTGCAGGTGGTGTTCCCACGCAAGACCTCCAAGGCGTTCGCCCACCTGAAGGATCCGCAAATCGTGCTGTTTGAAACCGCCAAGGGCACGCGCATTGACGTTGAAATCTTCGTTAACTGCCAGTACGGCTATGACATCCAGTGCGAAGTAGTGGGTGAAACCGGTATTGCCAAATTGCCGGAACCGTCGTCAATCCAGCTGCGCAGTAGCGCAAAATTGTCGAACGAGATCCTGATGGACTGGAAAGAGCGCTTTATCGATGCCTATGACGTCGAACTGCAAGGTTTTATCAACGACGTACTTGCGGGTCAGCTACAGGGGCCATCGGCCTGGGATGGCTATGCTGCTGCGGTGACCGCCGACGCCTGTGTGGCCGCCCAACTTAGCGGCGAGATCGTGCCGGTGACGCTGCCGACGCGCCCGTCGTTCTACGGCCATTAA
- a CDS encoding MurR/RpiR family transcriptional regulator has protein sequence MNNPTQLSLLQDEIRHRYETLSKRLKQVARYILDNSNSIAFDTVASIAAQASVPPSTLIRFANAFGFSGFNEMKQVFRQHLMEETVNYTERARLFRQTSTDDNVAPEKPAEILNVFTMVNAQALQQLAMQISAEQLDKAVELLNNAENIYVIGLRRSFSVASYLTYALRHLERRAFLIDGLGGMFTEQLSMVKPKDVVIAISYSPYAKEALELVELGAKQGAQQIAITDSQVSPLAAFSDVCFVVREAQVDGFRSQVASMCLAQTLAVSLALNNAKEV, from the coding sequence ATGAATAACCCAACTCAACTTTCGCTGTTACAAGACGAAATTCGTCACCGCTATGAGACGCTCAGCAAACGTTTGAAGCAGGTCGCGCGTTATATTCTGGATAACAGTAACAGCATTGCTTTCGATACCGTCGCTTCCATCGCCGCACAGGCCAGCGTGCCGCCGTCGACCCTGATCCGCTTTGCCAATGCGTTCGGCTTCAGCGGCTTTAACGAAATGAAACAGGTTTTCCGTCAGCATCTGATGGAAGAAACCGTCAACTATACCGAACGGGCCCGCCTGTTCCGCCAAACCTCGACCGACGATAACGTCGCACCGGAAAAACCGGCCGAAATCCTCAACGTATTCACCATGGTGAACGCGCAGGCGTTGCAGCAGCTGGCGATGCAGATTAGCGCAGAGCAGTTGGACAAAGCGGTCGAGTTGCTCAACAACGCCGAAAATATCTATGTGATTGGCCTGCGACGTTCATTCAGCGTCGCCTCATACCTGACCTATGCGCTACGCCATCTGGAGCGCCGCGCATTTTTGATCGATGGCCTGGGCGGTATGTTCACCGAACAGCTGAGCATGGTGAAGCCGAAAGATGTGGTGATCGCCATCAGCTATTCGCCGTATGCCAAGGAGGCGCTGGAACTGGTGGAGTTGGGCGCCAAGCAGGGCGCGCAGCAGATTGCCATCACCGACAGTCAGGTGAGCCCACTGGCCGCCTTCAGCGACGTATGCTTTGTGGTGCGTGAAGCGCAGGTGGACGGCTTCCGTTCGCAGGTGGCGTCAATGTGTCTGGCGCAAACCCTGGCCGTTTCGCTGGCCTTGAACAACGCCAAAGAGGTCTAA
- the iolB gene encoding 5-deoxy-glucuronate isomerase, with amino-acid sequence MSSLLAKYQQPNAEGRVQHVTPENAGWRFVGFDVYRLEAGQTLQLESADRELCLVLVAGIASVATQRAEYPHIGKRMSPFERTPPYAVYVPHHDRVQVRAESDLELAVCSAPGHGHLPSRLITPAEVGVERRGKGRNQRLVHNILPDSEPADSLLVVEVYTDEGNTSSYPSHKHDQEDSADETYLEETYYHRIQPEQGFCLQRVYTDDRSLDECMPVYNRDVVKVPRGYHPVATMAGYDNYYLNVMAGPVRLWKFTWEQDHAWINSDDYPKA; translated from the coding sequence ATGTCTTCATTACTCGCTAAATATCAGCAACCGAACGCCGAAGGCCGAGTCCAGCATGTCACGCCGGAAAACGCCGGTTGGCGCTTCGTCGGCTTTGATGTTTACCGCCTTGAGGCCGGGCAAACGCTGCAACTGGAAAGCGCGGACAGGGAGTTGTGCCTGGTGCTGGTGGCCGGCATCGCTTCAGTGGCAACGCAGCGCGCGGAGTACCCGCATATCGGTAAACGCATGAGCCCGTTCGAACGCACGCCGCCGTATGCCGTCTATGTGCCACATCATGATCGCGTACAGGTGCGGGCGGAAAGCGATCTCGAACTGGCGGTGTGTAGCGCGCCGGGGCACGGGCATCTGCCTTCGCGCTTGATCACGCCGGCGGAGGTGGGGGTGGAACGCCGTGGCAAAGGTCGCAACCAGCGGCTGGTGCACAACATTTTGCCGGATAGCGAACCGGCGGATAGCCTGCTGGTAGTGGAAGTCTATACCGATGAGGGCAATACCAGCTCTTATCCCAGTCACAAGCATGACCAGGAGGATTCGGCCGACGAAACCTATCTGGAAGAAACCTATTATCATCGCATCCAGCCGGAACAGGGTTTTTGCCTGCAACGGGTCTACACCGACGATCGATCGTTGGACGAATGTATGCCGGTGTACAACCGTGACGTGGTGAAAGTGCCGCGCGGTTATCACCCGGTGGCGACCATGGCCGGCTACGACAACTATTACCTCAACGTGATGGCCGGGCCGGTGCGCCTGTGGAAGTTCACCTGGGAGCAGGATCACGCCTGGATCAACAGCGACGATTATCCCAAGGCATAG
- a CDS encoding sugar porter family MFS transporter — MSHQRKHNTGYVLRICGIAALGGILFGYDTAVISGAIEALKSYFDLSPAQTGWAVSNVVLGCVLGAFAAGPLAGRYGRKKALILAAVLFTISAVGAALAASFTEFIIYRMIGGLAVGIAATVSPMYMSEVSPKDMRGRALSMQQFAIVFGQILIFYVNFKIASYASEAWLVEMGWRWMLGSEVIPCLLFCLLVFIIPESPRWNVMVGREDQALAMLTRVSNESHARSVLQEIKDSLQEDLKSAKQKLDYHDKRVRFILFVGCMIAMLQQVTGVNVMMYYAPVVLKTVTSSAQEALFQTIWIGVLQLVGSVIGAMLMDRIGRLPLMRYGTLGTIAGLLITSYALYSETTGYLALFGMLFFMLFYALSWGVGCWVLISEIFPNRMRSQGMSIAVGSMWVANFAVSQTFPMINDNPYLFSTFHGAFPMWVFAACCVFSYWFICRFIPETKGVSLEKMEGVVMAKRYRQPIVDGKPLPLSNEKP; from the coding sequence ATGTCACATCAGCGAAAGCACAATACAGGATACGTACTGCGGATCTGCGGTATTGCCGCCCTCGGCGGTATTCTGTTTGGGTATGATACCGCCGTGATTTCCGGCGCCATTGAAGCGTTGAAAAGCTATTTCGATCTCAGTCCGGCGCAAACCGGCTGGGCCGTTTCCAATGTGGTGCTCGGCTGCGTGCTCGGCGCGTTTGCCGCCGGGCCGCTGGCCGGTCGCTATGGCCGTAAAAAAGCACTGATTCTGGCCGCCGTGCTGTTCACCATTTCCGCCGTCGGCGCGGCGCTGGCGGCCAGCTTTACCGAATTTATCATTTATCGCATGATCGGTGGGTTGGCGGTGGGCATCGCGGCCACCGTGTCACCGATGTACATGTCTGAAGTCTCCCCAAAAGACATGCGCGGCCGTGCCCTCAGCATGCAGCAATTCGCCATTGTCTTCGGCCAGATCCTGATCTTTTACGTTAACTTCAAAATCGCCAGTTACGCGTCGGAAGCCTGGCTGGTTGAAATGGGCTGGCGCTGGATGCTCGGCTCGGAAGTGATCCCCTGCCTGCTGTTTTGCCTGCTGGTGTTTATCATTCCTGAATCACCGCGCTGGAACGTGATGGTCGGGCGGGAAGATCAGGCACTGGCAATGCTGACCCGCGTATCCAATGAAAGTCATGCGCGCAGCGTATTGCAGGAGATCAAGGACTCGCTGCAAGAAGATTTGAAAAGCGCCAAGCAAAAGCTCGATTACCACGACAAACGGGTGCGTTTCATTCTGTTTGTCGGCTGCATGATCGCCATGCTGCAGCAGGTGACCGGCGTCAACGTGATGATGTATTACGCGCCGGTGGTGCTGAAAACCGTGACCAGCAGCGCGCAGGAAGCGTTGTTCCAGACCATCTGGATCGGCGTGCTGCAACTGGTTGGCTCGGTGATCGGTGCCATGCTGATGGACCGCATCGGCCGACTGCCACTGATGCGCTACGGTACGCTGGGCACCATCGCCGGCCTGTTGATTACCTCTTACGCCCTGTATAGCGAAACCACCGGTTATCTCGCGCTGTTTGGCATGCTGTTCTTCATGCTGTTCTATGCCCTTTCCTGGGGCGTCGGCTGCTGGGTGCTGATCTCCGAAATTTTCCCGAACCGCATGCGTTCACAAGGGATGAGTATCGCGGTCGGCAGTATGTGGGTTGCCAACTTTGCCGTTTCGCAAACCTTCCCGATGATTAACGATAATCCGTACCTGTTCTCGACCTTCCACGGCGCCTTCCCAATGTGGGTGTTCGCCGCCTGCTGCGTGTTCAGCTACTGGTTTATCTGCCGTTTCATCCCGGAAACCAAAGGGGTTTCACTGGAGAAAATGGAGGGCGTGGTGATGGCGAAACGTTATCGCCAGCCGATCGTCGATGGCAAACCTCTGCCATTGTCTAATGAAAAACCGTAA
- a CDS encoding TIM barrel protein: MTIALDRFCINRKIAPNLDLERFFQLVNRCGLHNVELRNDMPSGKVCDNLSDTQVNALAAKYGINIVTINALGMFNLLDDKTQLLDRAEALLGTAKAIHSKALVLCPHCSSADQRNDAQKQYDTLSALTLLAPLLQKYGIEGYVEPLGFGISSLRSSLLTQAIIRDSGAPYKMVLDTFHHYLSDVDQAEFDGQIQVGQIGLVHLSGVEDPRDKGTLSDEERIMLSAQDRLESKKQVQNLERLGYQGIYAFEPFSSQLNSWTEADIEREIRQSIALLQQP; this comes from the coding sequence ATGACCATTGCGCTAGACCGTTTCTGTATTAACCGCAAGATCGCCCCCAACCTCGATTTGGAACGTTTTTTCCAACTGGTGAACAGATGCGGGCTTCACAACGTCGAGCTGCGTAACGATATGCCCAGCGGCAAAGTATGCGATAACCTGAGCGATACGCAGGTCAATGCATTGGCGGCCAAGTACGGTATCAACATCGTGACCATCAATGCCCTCGGCATGTTTAATCTGCTGGACGACAAAACCCAGTTGCTGGATCGCGCTGAAGCACTGCTGGGTACGGCAAAGGCAATCCACAGCAAGGCGCTGGTGCTGTGCCCACACTGCAGCAGTGCCGACCAGCGCAACGACGCGCAAAAACAGTACGATACCCTGTCGGCGTTAACGCTGCTGGCACCGTTATTGCAAAAATATGGCATTGAAGGATATGTGGAACCGCTCGGCTTCGGTATCAGCTCATTGCGTTCATCATTGCTGACCCAGGCGATCATCCGCGATTCCGGCGCACCGTATAAAATGGTGCTGGATACCTTCCATCATTATCTCAGCGACGTCGATCAGGCCGAATTCGACGGACAAATCCAGGTTGGGCAAATTGGCCTGGTGCATCTTTCCGGCGTGGAAGATCCTCGCGACAAAGGCACGCTGAGCGATGAGGAGCGCATTATGCTCAGCGCGCAAGACCGGCTGGAAAGCAAAAAACAGGTGCAGAATCTGGAACGTCTTGGCTACCAAGGTATTTACGCGTTTGAGCCATTCTCTTCCCAATTGAATTCCTGGACAGAAGCGGACATTGAGCGGGAAATTCGCCAAAGCATTGCACTGTTGCAACAACCCTAA
- the fetA gene encoding iron efflux ABC transporter ATP-binding subunit FetA: MRGGNLLRVNEINYQIDEAIILDSVSFSLNVGEFKLITGPSGCGKSTLLKIVSSLIGPTRGEIVFDGKNINDIQPEEYRKQVSYCFQTPSLFGSTVYDNLALPYQIRQQKPDEQKMKQDLARLMLPENLLSKSINELSGGEKQRVSLIRNLQFTPKVLLLDEITSALDESNKRNVNEMIHQLVAGQGVAVLWVTHDRDEIAHADDVIELQAHHAPQSESLHESA, translated from the coding sequence ATGCGTGGCGGTAATTTGCTGAGAGTAAATGAGATCAATTATCAAATAGATGAGGCGATTATTCTGGACTCGGTATCGTTCAGCCTGAATGTCGGGGAATTTAAATTGATCACCGGGCCTTCAGGCTGCGGCAAAAGCACATTATTGAAAATTGTTTCTTCGTTGATCGGCCCTACGCGCGGCGAGATCGTTTTTGATGGTAAAAATATTAACGACATACAGCCGGAAGAGTACCGCAAACAGGTTTCGTACTGTTTCCAAACGCCATCGCTATTCGGCAGTACGGTATATGACAATCTGGCACTGCCCTATCAAATTCGCCAGCAAAAACCCGATGAGCAAAAAATGAAGCAGGATTTGGCGCGTCTGATGCTGCCGGAGAACCTGTTGTCGAAAAGCATCAATGAACTGTCCGGCGGCGAAAAGCAGCGTGTTTCGCTGATTCGCAATTTGCAGTTCACACCCAAGGTGCTGCTATTGGACGAAATTACCAGCGCTCTGGATGAAAGTAACAAGCGCAACGTCAACGAGATGATACATCAACTGGTGGCTGGGCAGGGCGTGGCCGTGCTGTGGGTAACGCACGATAGAGACGAAATTGCCCATGCAGATGATGTCATTGAACTGCAGGCGCATCACGCACCGCAATCGGAGTCATTACATGAGTCAGCATAA
- the cspE gene encoding transcription antiterminator/RNA stability regulator CspE, with protein sequence MSNKMTGLVKWFDAGKGFGFISPADGSKDVFVHFSAIQSNDFKTLDEGQKVEFTIENGQKGPSAGNVVVL encoded by the coding sequence ATGTCTAATAAAATGACTGGTTTAGTAAAATGGTTTGACGCTGGTAAAGGTTTTGGTTTCATTTCTCCTGCGGACGGCAGCAAAGATGTATTCGTGCATTTCTCTGCTATCCAGAGCAACGATTTCAAAACGCTGGATGAAGGCCAAAAGGTCGAATTTACCATCGAAAATGGTCAGAAAGGCCCATCTGCAGGCAACGTGGTTGTTCTGTAA
- a CDS encoding VOC family protein gives MAAELSGINVLFVAGFGPITRDTPTSKTFYLETLGLPLKSMDGNSDYLLTEADVLGGVKHFALWPLSQAAYSCFGSAQWPDDVPVPQGWIEFEVEDIAAATRILRDRGYQLLVPQREEPWGQTVTRLLSPEGLLTGVTITPWLRSGS, from the coding sequence ATGGCAGCAGAATTAAGCGGTATCAATGTCCTGTTTGTCGCGGGGTTTGGCCCGATAACCCGAGATACGCCAACCAGCAAGACATTCTATCTCGAAACGTTGGGACTGCCGCTGAAGTCTATGGATGGCAATAGCGATTATTTGTTGACAGAGGCCGACGTGCTCGGCGGCGTTAAGCATTTTGCACTGTGGCCGCTATCCCAGGCGGCATACTCCTGTTTTGGCAGTGCGCAATGGCCTGATGATGTTCCGGTGCCTCAAGGCTGGATCGAATTTGAAGTTGAGGATATTGCTGCGGCAACCCGTATCCTGCGCGATCGCGGTTATCAGTTGCTGGTCCCGCAGCGTGAAGAGCCCTGGGGTCAGACGGTGACGCGTTTGCTGAGCCCGGAGGGGTTGCTGACCGGTGTGACCATCACGCCATGGTTACGTTCTGGTTCGTAA